A stretch of Myroides oncorhynchi DNA encodes these proteins:
- a CDS encoding pyruvate dehydrogenase complex E1 component subunit beta has protein sequence MRTIQFREAVCEAMSEEMRHDESIYLIGEEVAEYNGAYKASKGMLDEFGPKRVIDAPIAELGFAGIAVGSAMNGNRPIVEFMTFNFSLVGIDQIINNAAKMRQMSGGQFNIPIVFRGPTASAGQLGATHSQAFENWFANVPGLKVVIPSNVYDCKGLLKAAIRDNDPVIFMESEQMYGDKGEVPEGEYTIPLGVADIKREGTDVTIVSFGKIIKEAYKAADELAQEGISCEIIDLRTVRPLDQEAILKSVKKTNRLVILEEAWPFGSISSEITYMVQEQAFDHLDAPIQRITTADTPAPYSPVLLQEWLPNANDVVKAVKKVLYK, from the coding sequence ATGAGAACGATTCAATTTAGAGAGGCCGTGTGTGAAGCGATGAGCGAAGAAATGCGTCACGACGAATCAATATATTTAATAGGTGAAGAAGTAGCTGAATACAATGGTGCTTATAAAGCTTCTAAAGGTATGTTGGACGAATTCGGTCCTAAACGTGTTATAGATGCTCCAATTGCAGAGTTAGGATTTGCAGGTATTGCAGTTGGTTCTGCAATGAATGGTAACCGTCCTATCGTTGAATTTATGACTTTCAACTTCTCTTTAGTAGGAATCGACCAAATTATAAACAATGCTGCTAAGATGCGTCAGATGTCTGGTGGTCAATTTAATATTCCTATCGTATTCCGTGGACCTACAGCCTCTGCTGGTCAATTAGGTGCAACTCACTCACAAGCTTTTGAAAACTGGTTCGCTAATGTACCTGGATTAAAAGTAGTAATCCCTTCTAACGTTTACGACTGTAAAGGTTTATTAAAAGCTGCTATTCGTGATAATGACCCAGTTATTTTCATGGAATCTGAACAAATGTATGGTGATAAAGGTGAAGTGCCAGAAGGTGAGTATACTATCCCATTAGGTGTAGCTGATATCAAAAGAGAAGGTACAGATGTAACAATTGTATCATTTGGAAAAATTATAAAAGAAGCTTACAAAGCTGCTGATGAATTAGCACAAGAAGGAATCTCATGCGAGATAATCGATTTGCGTACAGTACGTCCATTAGATCAAGAGGCAATCCTTAAATCTGTTAAGAAAACTAACCGTTTAGTTATCTTAGAAGAAGCTTGGCCATTCGGAAGTATCTCTTCAGAGATCACTTACATGGTACAAGAACAAGCATTTGATCATTTAGATGCTCCTATCCAAAGAATCACGACTGCTGATACACCAGCTCCGTATTCTCCAGTGTTACTACAAGAGTGGTTACCAAACGCTAACGACGTAGTGAAAGCTGTAAAAAAAGTACTTTATAAGTAA
- a CDS encoding outer membrane beta-barrel protein, giving the protein MISKKLGSLTAIVLSMLSISTYAQSEQKENRFKVGIDLGYTNTSLNANISNLVDSKYNSGGGFGVNVSAEMSVWKTLFVSTGVSYLQKNYEFERTGSREGWYSEYNNDFIAVPLLVGGYLINNPYTSDGVWVKVAGGIYSEYWTKMKTKGQYPVFSELQADGTFNYTQVSEKYDFKKNENQLRRLAMGLQGQVQVGYSIEKIDVFLGYNYLYGLTDTYKYDSPGDKKITRDSHMVSVGAAYKF; this is encoded by the coding sequence ATGATTTCAAAAAAATTAGGTAGCTTGACAGCTATCGTTCTTTCTATGCTTAGCATAAGTACCTATGCGCAAAGTGAACAAAAAGAAAATCGATTCAAAGTAGGAATCGACTTAGGGTACACTAATACCTCTTTGAATGCTAATATTTCCAATTTAGTAGATTCTAAGTACAATTCAGGTGGAGGTTTCGGGGTTAATGTTTCTGCAGAAATGTCTGTATGGAAAACGTTGTTTGTATCCACAGGAGTCTCTTATTTACAAAAAAACTATGAGTTTGAGAGAACTGGTTCTCGTGAAGGTTGGTATTCGGAGTACAATAATGATTTTATAGCAGTTCCTTTGTTAGTAGGAGGGTACTTAATTAATAATCCATATACTTCTGATGGAGTTTGGGTTAAAGTAGCAGGGGGGATTTACAGCGAATACTGGACAAAAATGAAAACGAAGGGGCAGTATCCTGTTTTTTCAGAACTACAAGCTGATGGGACATTTAATTATACTCAAGTTTCTGAGAAATATGATTTCAAGAAAAATGAGAATCAATTGCGTAGGCTTGCTATGGGACTACAAGGTCAAGTTCAAGTAGGTTATTCGATTGAGAAAATAGATGTCTTTTTAGGGTATAATTACCTCTATGGTCTAACTGATACTTATAAGTACGATAGCCCTGGAGACAAAAAAATAACGAGAGATTCACACATGGTTTCTGTAGGAGCTGCATATAAATTTTAA
- a CDS encoding alanine/glycine:cation symporter family protein, whose protein sequence is MEEIIKQVNDLIWSNIFIALCLCAGLYFTITTKFVQIRYFRHMIKLLFTEGSSDKGVSPFQAFSMAIAGRVGVGNIVGVATAIAAGGPGAIFWMWAIAFLGSASAFIESTLAQIYKVDKNGQYVGGPAFYIERGMKNKAFALFFSIVTLISCGLFLPSIQSNSIAVSMNHAFSIPTWASGIAICLFLGFSVFGGAKKMGLIAQIVVPFMATAYIIMAIIIIGFHIQDIPSVFALIFRSAFNLESAFSGVFGAAIAWGVKRGIYSNEAGQGTAPHAAAASETSHPVKQGLVQAFSVYVDTLFVCTATALMILFTNSYNVIDDSGNYIVQNMPGIEAGAAYTVKAVATHFPLIASQFIAIALTFFAITTAMSYVFIAESNFEYLSKQKNTILRWIMRSIILGIVYFGSISEPSVAWGIGDIGVGAMAWINIIAIFLLRKPAMLALKDYMKQRKEGKDPIFEPSKVGIENASEEWDKINERRSHN, encoded by the coding sequence ATGGAAGAAATTATTAAACAAGTAAATGACCTAATCTGGTCAAACATATTTATCGCGCTCTGTCTATGCGCTGGACTATACTTCACTATTACAACCAAATTTGTTCAGATTAGATATTTTCGCCACATGATTAAGCTCCTATTTACTGAAGGTTCTTCTGATAAAGGAGTCAGTCCATTTCAGGCATTTAGTATGGCAATAGCTGGGCGTGTAGGAGTAGGAAATATTGTAGGGGTAGCAACTGCCATTGCAGCAGGAGGTCCTGGAGCTATCTTTTGGATGTGGGCGATAGCATTCTTAGGCAGTGCATCAGCATTTATAGAATCAACTCTAGCACAAATATATAAAGTAGATAAAAATGGGCAATACGTTGGAGGTCCAGCATTTTACATAGAAAGAGGAATGAAAAATAAGGCATTTGCCTTATTCTTTTCAATTGTAACATTGATAAGCTGTGGATTATTTCTGCCAAGTATACAAAGCAACAGTATCGCTGTAAGTATGAATCACGCATTCTCTATACCTACCTGGGCAAGTGGAATAGCTATATGTTTATTCTTAGGGTTCTCGGTTTTCGGAGGTGCCAAAAAGATGGGTCTTATCGCACAGATAGTTGTACCATTTATGGCTACTGCTTACATTATCATGGCTATCATTATTATTGGATTTCACATCCAAGATATACCAAGCGTTTTTGCCCTTATTTTTAGATCAGCGTTTAATCTTGAATCCGCATTTAGTGGAGTATTTGGAGCAGCGATTGCTTGGGGAGTAAAAAGAGGTATTTACTCTAATGAAGCAGGACAAGGAACAGCACCCCATGCCGCTGCTGCATCTGAAACATCACACCCAGTAAAACAAGGATTAGTACAAGCATTCTCCGTATATGTAGATACTTTATTTGTATGTACTGCTACCGCTTTAATGATTTTATTCACAAATTCATACAACGTAATTGATGATTCAGGAAATTATATCGTACAGAATATGCCTGGGATAGAAGCAGGAGCGGCATACACTGTAAAAGCAGTAGCTACTCATTTTCCTTTAATCGCATCACAATTCATTGCTATAGCCCTAACATTCTTTGCGATTACTACTGCAATGTCTTATGTCTTTATTGCCGAATCAAACTTTGAATACCTAAGTAAACAAAAAAACACAATCTTAAGATGGATTATGCGTAGTATCATACTAGGTATAGTATACTTTGGTTCTATAAGTGAACCAAGTGTGGCATGGGGCATTGGAGATATTGGTGTAGGAGCAATGGCATGGATTAATATCATTGCAATATTTCTACTCAGAAAACCAGCTATGTTAGCCCTTAAAGATTATATGAAACAGCGAAAAGAAGGCAAAGATCCAATATTTGAACCTTCAAAAGTAGGAATTGAAAATGCTTCTGAAGAATGGGATAAAATCAATGAAAGACGTTCCCATAACTAA
- a CDS encoding S41 family peptidase yields the protein MKRVKNKIAIFSLSILSLSSLTVLNSCSKDDVIVKDPRRFTASDVNSYADLFDVFWKTMDQQYNYFYEQKEQGGLDWDEVYKVYYPKFAALQTYGRPNEDDGQINEDYLTASTYFEEIIDPFIDRHFNVKIQFPATNKNIIRTITFYGGMLDKEVSNVYPFEEKYDYMQDRVNKNAYKSMTSSLGIIAGNLNSNPDIYYLSFSQFAMANNLKITLADQYLNPGKGNALVLTQDILTDNEELKKIQDVDMRNAIKEVTFEILKEYNSYSESKAYKAFMQEVAKFNQTEIVSNELILSAQSALREYNSLPKYKTAGPYGALYNAATADYVGTFIGLMNNHVNYGYNFPQVTGAITQIFSRGAFYQEFLNPLHKGEIKKIVIDLRDNGGGAVVDARFISDRFITKDAVFAYQRTREGNGRFNYTPWIEAKTTPHNFGIPTNIPIAILTDKGSASMSEITTLMLKSQGNQVVSIGDYSAGATAGLGTSDDFNGGTRDEIAGGKLKFYMPLLAMKDANGVVVEGVGIKPDIYVTPPTDIELAQMATPNFVDRVLNEAIKYLQSK from the coding sequence ATGAAAAGAGTAAAAAATAAAATAGCAATATTTAGTTTATCTATATTATCATTATCATCTCTAACAGTGTTAAACTCTTGTTCTAAAGATGATGTCATAGTAAAAGACCCTAGAAGGTTTACTGCAAGTGATGTGAATTCTTATGCAGATCTTTTTGACGTTTTTTGGAAAACAATGGATCAGCAGTATAATTACTTTTACGAGCAGAAAGAACAAGGTGGTTTAGATTGGGATGAGGTTTACAAAGTATATTATCCTAAATTTGCCGCTTTACAAACTTATGGTAGACCAAATGAAGATGATGGTCAAATAAATGAGGATTATTTAACAGCCTCTACTTATTTTGAAGAGATTATAGATCCTTTTATTGATCGCCATTTCAATGTGAAAATTCAATTTCCAGCAACTAATAAAAATATTATAAGAACTATTACTTTTTATGGAGGTATGTTGGATAAAGAAGTTTCTAATGTTTACCCATTTGAAGAAAAGTATGATTATATGCAAGATAGAGTTAATAAAAATGCATATAAATCTATGACGTCTAGCTTAGGTATAATTGCAGGAAATTTAAATTCTAATCCTGATATCTATTATTTAAGCTTTAGTCAATTCGCTATGGCTAATAATTTAAAAATCACTCTAGCAGATCAATATCTAAATCCAGGAAAAGGAAATGCTTTGGTATTAACTCAGGATATCTTAACTGATAATGAGGAATTAAAAAAGATTCAAGATGTTGATATGCGTAATGCTATTAAAGAAGTAACTTTTGAAATATTAAAAGAGTACAATTCTTATTCAGAGTCTAAAGCTTATAAAGCATTCATGCAGGAGGTAGCTAAATTTAATCAGACTGAAATTGTAAGTAATGAGTTAATTCTATCTGCTCAAAGTGCGTTAAGAGAATATAATTCATTACCTAAGTATAAGACAGCAGGTCCTTATGGGGCTTTATATAATGCAGCAACAGCTGATTATGTTGGTACATTCATTGGACTTATGAATAACCATGTTAATTATGGATATAATTTCCCACAAGTAACTGGTGCAATAACTCAAATTTTTAGTAGAGGTGCATTTTATCAAGAGTTCTTAAATCCGCTACACAAAGGAGAAATTAAGAAAATCGTAATAGATTTGCGTGATAATGGAGGAGGAGCAGTTGTTGATGCACGATTTATTTCTGATCGTTTTATTACTAAGGATGCTGTGTTTGCTTACCAAAGAACTAGAGAAGGAAATGGTAGATTTAACTATACTCCATGGATAGAGGCAAAAACGACTCCACATAATTTTGGAATTCCGACTAACATCCCTATTGCGATATTAACAGATAAGGGTAGTGCAAGTATGTCTGAAATAACTACATTAATGTTAAAGTCTCAAGGAAATCAAGTTGTAAGTATAGGAGATTATAGCGCTGGAGCAACAGCCGGTTTAGGAACTAGTGATGATTTTAATGGAGGAACTAGAGATGAGATTGCTGGTGGAAAATTGAAATTCTATATGCCATTATTAGCAATGAAAGATGCAAATGGTGTTGTGGTAGAAGGAGTTGGTATTAAGCCAGATATTTATGTAACACCCCCAACAGATATTGAGTTAGCTCAAATGGCTACACCTAATTTTGTGGATAGAGTTTTAAATGAAGCGATTAAGTATTTACAGTCTAAATAG
- the ubiE gene encoding bifunctional demethylmenaquinone methyltransferase/2-methoxy-6-polyprenyl-1,4-benzoquinol methylase UbiE, translated as MSKNITPYEGSELGKKQQVEQMFDTISGNYDSLNRMITFGTDQGWRRKVLKLVSEQKPNTILDIATGTGDLAILLSKTDAPKITGLDLSAGMLEVGKQKIKALNLENRIDMVQGDSENLPFEDNSFDAITVGFGIRNFENLEKGLSEILRVLKPGGIFVILETSVPTKFPFKQGYFFYTQNVMPFMGKLFSKDQKAYKYLSDSAKNFPFGEALNNILRKVGFKDVKHLPQTMGIATIYSSSK; from the coding sequence ATGTCAAAAAATATAACTCCATACGAAGGATCTGAATTAGGAAAAAAGCAACAAGTAGAACAAATGTTTGATACTATTTCAGGTAACTATGATAGCCTAAATAGAATGATTACTTTTGGTACAGACCAAGGATGGAGAAGAAAAGTACTAAAACTAGTGTCTGAACAAAAGCCAAACACTATATTAGACATTGCTACAGGTACAGGTGACTTAGCTATTCTACTGTCTAAGACAGATGCGCCTAAAATAACAGGATTAGACTTGTCTGCAGGAATGCTAGAAGTAGGTAAACAAAAGATTAAAGCTCTTAATCTAGAGAATAGAATCGATATGGTACAAGGTGATTCAGAGAATCTACCATTTGAGGACAATTCTTTTGATGCTATAACAGTAGGTTTTGGTATTAGAAATTTTGAGAATTTAGAAAAAGGATTATCTGAGATTTTACGCGTTTTAAAACCAGGAGGGATATTTGTTATATTAGAAACATCTGTTCCTACTAAATTTCCATTTAAACAAGGTTACTTCTTTTATACACAGAATGTAATGCCGTTTATGGGAAAACTGTTCTCTAAAGACCAAAAAGCATATAAGTATTTGTCTGATTCTGCTAAAAATTTCCCTTTTGGAGAAGCTTTAAACAATATTTTAAGAAAAGTTGGGTTTAAAGATGTAAAGCATCTTCCCCAAACGATGGGAATTGCTACTATTTATTCATCTTCAAAATAA
- a CDS encoding IS1595 family transposase codes for MEIFKGQNILNLVKELPDDESCKAYLSKIKWSNGFTCVKCGHKKGCLKSNHSYYCYNCEHVESSTANTLFHKVKFGLHKAFMIVFEMTTSTKSISSIQMGKRYGISQPTAWGFMHKVRLAMQSSEQSPMTETVHVDEFVVGGYEQGKPGRSYDTKKAKAVIAVELNTERKVKRAYVKCIDDYSAKSLTTIFEQHISEDANVVTDKWRGYNPLKKKYNITQKESDKGANFKELHVIIHQLKSWIRTVPSHINKKYIQAYFNEFVYRLNRSLFKETIFHNTIVKMVKAKPTTLNMISGN; via the coding sequence ATGGAAATTTTTAAGGGTCAAAACATTCTTAACTTAGTAAAAGAACTACCAGATGACGAATCTTGTAAAGCTTATCTAAGTAAAATAAAGTGGTCAAACGGTTTTACTTGTGTAAAATGTGGACACAAAAAAGGTTGCTTAAAATCTAATCATTCATACTATTGCTATAACTGTGAGCATGTTGAAAGCTCAACAGCTAATACCTTATTTCACAAAGTCAAATTTGGTTTACATAAAGCATTTATGATTGTGTTTGAAATGACAACTTCTACCAAAAGCATATCTAGTATTCAAATGGGTAAACGCTATGGTATAAGCCAGCCAACAGCGTGGGGCTTTATGCATAAAGTTCGTTTAGCTATGCAAAGTAGCGAGCAATCTCCTATGACTGAGACAGTCCATGTTGATGAGTTTGTTGTAGGGGGATACGAACAAGGAAAACCAGGAAGAAGTTACGACACCAAAAAAGCTAAAGCAGTGATAGCTGTAGAGTTAAATACTGAAAGAAAAGTAAAAAGAGCCTATGTTAAGTGTATTGACGATTACTCTGCTAAGTCATTAACTACTATATTCGAACAACACATTTCAGAAGATGCTAATGTAGTTACAGATAAATGGAGGGGATACAATCCCTTGAAAAAAAAGTATAACATCACTCAAAAAGAAAGTGATAAAGGTGCTAATTTTAAAGAATTACACGTGATAATTCACCAACTTAAATCCTGGATTAGAACTGTACCTTCACATATCAATAAGAAATACATCCAAGCTTACTTTAATGAGTTCGTATATAGATTAAATAGATCCTTATTTAAGGAAACTATTTTTCATAACACAATTGTAAAGATGGTTAAAGCGAAACCAACTACTTTAAATATGATTAGCGGAAACTAA
- a CDS encoding DinB family protein, which translates to MGHTDYIKRSEGCKVEEALLVRITVITDVLTRVTEADKWDYAYAEDKWTVKEVVQHLIDCERIFSYRALHIARQDTGILSGFDENQYIDYARGEQKEVNELVEEYVSLMKSIYYEFKGFTTEALALQNQVVHYVISVEEIGRLIYGHSLHHLDILKERYLDK; encoded by the coding sequence ATGGGACATACAGATTATATTAAGAGATCGGAGGGATGTAAAGTAGAAGAAGCTTTATTAGTTAGAATAACCGTTATAACTGACGTCTTAACGAGAGTAACTGAAGCGGATAAATGGGATTATGCTTATGCAGAAGATAAGTGGACGGTAAAAGAAGTAGTACAACACCTTATTGATTGTGAGCGAATCTTTAGTTATAGAGCATTACATATAGCGCGTCAAGACACAGGTATCCTGAGTGGCTTTGATGAAAATCAGTATATTGATTATGCAAGAGGTGAGCAGAAAGAAGTTAATGAGCTAGTAGAGGAGTATGTATCCCTGATGAAAAGTATCTACTATGAGTTTAAAGGGTTTACTACTGAGGCTCTCGCTCTACAAAATCAAGTAGTACACTATGTGATATCAGTAGAAGAGATAGGGAGGTTAATATATGGACATAGCCTTCATCATTTAGATATATTGAAAGAGCGATATTTAGATAAGTAA
- a CDS encoding inorganic diphosphatase: MNTFETFDAFVEIPAGSRNKYEYDFDLKRLRFDRLLYSNMRYPADYGFIPETLALDGDPLDVLVMFTEPSLPGMVVEVKPVGVFYMADDKGQDEKILCVPVSDPIMNKLNDIQDVNEHFKKEVEHFFKVYKDLENKTVTTDGFGDKAAAIKLIKECTERFENLENKAEGLFSIRF; the protein is encoded by the coding sequence ATGAATACATTCGAAACTTTTGATGCATTTGTTGAGATTCCAGCAGGCAGCAGAAACAAATATGAGTATGACTTTGATTTAAAAAGATTGCGTTTTGACCGTCTTTTATATTCAAACATGAGATATCCAGCTGATTATGGTTTTATTCCAGAAACATTAGCTTTAGATGGAGATCCACTAGATGTACTTGTGATGTTCACTGAGCCATCTCTTCCAGGAATGGTAGTAGAGGTTAAACCAGTAGGTGTTTTCTACATGGCAGATGATAAAGGTCAAGATGAAAAAATCTTATGTGTACCAGTATCTGATCCAATCATGAATAAATTAAACGATATTCAAGATGTAAACGAACATTTCAAAAAAGAGGTTGAACACTTCTTTAAAGTTTACAAAGATCTAGAGAACAAAACAGTTACTACTGATGGTTTTGGAGATAAAGCAGCTGCTATCAAATTAATCAAAGAATGTACTGAGCGTTTTGAAAACTTAGAGAACAAAGCTGAAGGATTATTCAGTATTCGTTTCTAA
- a CDS encoding GNAT family N-acetyltransferase, whose product MNYTIRHAKREDYDVVPELMLQAMEEIVFTFIQKEDIEEAINFLTILFRKPNNLYSYENTFVAIDTEGDIVGSVTGYNGDNFISLREPVLELMRQQYNNDTIPETETAGGEYYLDTVAVSPIVQGKGVGSHLLKYAVDYAKSQGHKQVGLIVDLENPNAMKLYTRLGFKQGEQLEFAGGDYYHMYI is encoded by the coding sequence ATGAACTATACAATTAGACATGCTAAAAGAGAAGATTATGACGTCGTTCCAGAATTAATGCTACAAGCAATGGAAGAAATCGTCTTTACTTTTATCCAAAAAGAAGATATAGAAGAAGCGATTAATTTTCTAACCATACTGTTCAGAAAACCTAATAATCTATATAGTTATGAGAATACATTCGTAGCTATAGACACAGAAGGTGATATCGTGGGTTCAGTGACAGGGTATAATGGTGATAACTTTATCTCACTAAGAGAACCTGTATTAGAATTAATGAGACAACAATATAACAATGATACAATACCAGAAACAGAAACAGCAGGTGGAGAGTACTACTTAGATACTGTAGCTGTATCTCCTATTGTACAAGGAAAAGGTGTGGGAAGTCATTTGTTAAAATACGCTGTAGATTACGCTAAATCACAAGGACATAAACAGGTAGGACTTATTGTAGATTTAGAAAATCCAAATGCTATGAAGTTATACACGCGTTTAGGTTTTAAACAAGGTGAACAACTAGAGTTCGCAGGTGGAGATTACTACCATATGTATATATAA
- a CDS encoding DUF5686 and carboxypeptidase-like regulatory domain-containing protein, giving the protein MKNKVKFLLLFLFVSVFSWGQTKVSGKIIDQNNQDVPFASVYFKNSTDGVIANEYGKFYLESAKTYDVLIVSFVGYKTLEIPLSGKTNLDLKVVLEDDNTLDEVKIYAGKTSKKNNPALDILRKIWERKRKNGLYMFAQYEYDKYEKVEFDLNSIDSTYQKKKLFKGMEFIFQQVDTNRITGKTYLPIFINENIGQVYGDNKNSKKIEKTLGNKNSGFDTNQHIIEFVKDLYAEYNIYNNYIKIFDKDFVSPLSRTGINVYNYVLADSAHIDDKWCYNIVYYPRRKGELTFKGDFWVNDSTFAIKKISMEASKDANINWVKEIYIEQEFDVLNDSVFLLTKDHFMSDFALSKREKSKGVYGKRTTINKHHKFDIEHPDEFYQKNVNVYDEGIYKRDDDFWKSYRFESLSKDELGIYKMLDTLKTVPKFKFLFDLSSTVASNYYNIDKYKFDYGPIFSTFGYNDIEGLRLRAGGRTYFGPNDKWRLEGYGAYGFKDNQFKYGISAKVLLHNDSRLILFGGNRRDIEQIGVSLTETNDVLGRSFASNSLFASGDNTKLTKINLSTVGLEIEPVKNLKFSTAFNYRTLRSASDLFNLDYYLDKENNIIANETKQSEFNLTAEYTPKRKTIGYGVDRTDVDKKYLRMFLKYTQGFKGVIDSDFEYQKLQFYARKPLLLGGFGTLTPTFEVGKTFGEVPLGLLSVVPGNQSWFNIENTFANLNYYEFVTDQYASLHLEHNFGGRLFSRIPWLRDFNLREIVGVRGIYGKISQENINLNASDVIYKAPTDVYYEYYIGVGNIFKIFRLDLSWRGNYLDMPDARRFAIRGSFGIYF; this is encoded by the coding sequence ATGAAAAATAAAGTTAAGTTTCTATTATTATTCTTATTCGTTTCAGTGTTTAGTTGGGGACAAACCAAAGTAAGCGGAAAAATAATTGATCAAAACAATCAAGATGTCCCTTTTGCTAGCGTTTACTTCAAAAACTCTACAGATGGAGTAATCGCCAATGAATATGGTAAGTTTTACTTAGAGTCGGCCAAAACATATGATGTTCTTATTGTTTCGTTTGTAGGCTATAAGACACTTGAAATACCCCTTTCTGGAAAAACTAACCTAGACTTAAAAGTAGTCTTAGAAGATGACAATACTCTAGATGAAGTCAAGATCTATGCAGGTAAAACATCTAAGAAGAATAATCCTGCTTTAGACATACTTCGCAAAATATGGGAACGCAAACGCAAGAATGGCTTGTATATGTTTGCACAATATGAGTATGATAAGTATGAAAAAGTCGAATTTGATTTAAACAGTATTGACAGTACTTACCAAAAGAAAAAACTATTTAAAGGAATGGAATTTATCTTCCAACAAGTAGACACTAACCGCATCACTGGTAAAACTTATCTACCCATATTTATCAATGAAAACATAGGTCAAGTATATGGTGATAATAAAAACAGTAAAAAGATTGAAAAAACATTAGGTAATAAAAACTCTGGTTTTGATACGAACCAACATATTATTGAGTTTGTTAAAGATTTATATGCAGAGTACAACATCTACAACAACTACATCAAGATATTCGACAAAGACTTCGTAAGTCCACTATCTCGTACAGGTATTAATGTGTATAACTATGTATTAGCGGACAGTGCGCACATCGATGACAAATGGTGTTATAATATCGTTTATTACCCTAGACGTAAAGGGGAACTAACTTTCAAAGGAGATTTTTGGGTAAATGACTCTACATTTGCTATCAAGAAAATCAGCATGGAGGCAAGTAAAGATGCTAACATAAACTGGGTGAAAGAGATCTATATCGAACAAGAGTTTGATGTATTAAATGACTCTGTCTTCTTATTAACAAAAGATCACTTTATGTCTGACTTTGCCCTTTCGAAAAGAGAAAAGTCGAAAGGAGTATATGGAAAACGTACTACAATAAATAAGCATCACAAATTTGACATAGAGCACCCTGATGAATTTTATCAGAAGAACGTAAATGTATATGATGAGGGTATTTATAAGAGAGATGATGACTTCTGGAAGAGCTACCGTTTTGAGTCGTTAAGTAAGGATGAATTAGGAATCTATAAAATGCTAGATACATTGAAAACTGTTCCTAAGTTCAAGTTCTTATTCGATTTATCTTCTACTGTTGCAAGTAACTATTATAATATAGACAAATACAAATTTGACTACGGTCCTATTTTTTCGACTTTTGGATATAATGATATTGAAGGTCTACGTCTACGTGCAGGAGGTAGAACGTACTTTGGTCCAAATGATAAGTGGAGACTAGAAGGATATGGAGCTTATGGTTTTAAAGACAATCAATTTAAATATGGTATTAGTGCAAAAGTACTTTTACACAACGATAGTCGTTTAATCTTATTTGGTGGTAATCGCAGAGACATAGAACAGATAGGTGTAAGCCTTACAGAGACTAATGATGTATTAGGACGAAGCTTTGCCTCTAACTCATTATTTGCTAGTGGGGATAATACAAAATTGACAAAGATTAACCTGTCTACTGTGGGATTAGAAATAGAACCAGTAAAGAACTTAAAGTTTAGTACAGCATTTAATTACCGAACATTGCGTTCTGCTTCAGACCTATTTAATTTAGATTACTACTTAGACAAGGAAAATAACATTATCGCTAACGAGACTAAACAATCAGAGTTTAATCTAACAGCAGAATACACGCCTAAAAGAAAAACAATCGGATATGGAGTAGACAGAACTGACGTCGACAAAAAATATCTACGTATGTTCTTAAAGTATACACAAGGATTTAAAGGAGTAATAGATAGTGATTTTGAATATCAAAAACTACAGTTCTATGCACGAAAACCATTATTATTAGGAGGTTTTGGTACATTGACACCAACTTTTGAAGTAGGTAAAACTTTCGGAGAAGTTCCTTTAGGGTTATTAAGTGTAGTACCAGGTAACCAATCTTGGTTTAATATTGAGAACACTTTTGCAAACTTAAATTATTATGAGTTTGTAACTGATCAATATGCCTCATTACACTTAGAGCACAACTTCGGAGGACGTCTATTCTCTAGAATACCATGGTTAAGAGATTTCAACTTACGTGAAATCGTAGGGGTACGAGGTATCTATGGCAAAATATCCCAAGAAAATATAAATCTAAATGCTTCAGATGTTATTTATAAAGCACCTACAGATGTATATTATGAATACTATATAGGTGTTGGGAACATCTTTAAGATATTCAGACTAGACTTAAGTTGGAGAGGAAATTACTTAGATATGCCTGACGCCAGAAGATTTGCTATTAGAGGATCATTCGGAATTTATTTCTAA